Proteins encoded together in one Neisseria lactamica window:
- a CDS encoding 2-isopropylmalate synthase: MQLDIDRLVAYFGGVNALAEALKQHDPENAATTAAIYKWRTRGSLPLAQLQKLTALAEAQGRPLDLNAFLQKNESLERTEMTQTNRVIIFDTTLRDGEQSPGAAMTKEEKIRVARQLEKLGVDIIEAGFAAASPGDFDSVNAIAKIITKSTVCSLARAVENDVRKAGEAVSPAPKKRIHTFIATSPIHMEHKLKMKPQQVIDAAVKAVKIAKEYTDDVEFSAEDAVRSDLDFLAKIFTAVIEAGATTINIPDTVGYSIPSVWYERISNIIKSVPNGDKVVWSTHCHNDLGMAVANSLAAVQAGARQVECTVNGLGERAGNASLEEIVMALKVRHDLFGLETGIDTTQIVPSSKLVSTITGYPVQPNKAIVGANAFSHESGIHQDGVLKHRETYEIMSAESVGWATNRLSLGKLSGRNAFKTKLADLGIELESEEALNAAFARFKELADKKREIFDEDLHALVSDEMGNMNTESYKFISQKISTETGEEPRADIVFSIKGEEKRASATGSGPVDAIFKAIESVAQSGAALQIYSVNAVTQGTESQGETSVRLARGNRVVNGQGADTDVLVATAKAYLSALSKLEFSAAKPKAQGSGTI; the protein is encoded by the coding sequence ATGCAATTAGACATTGACCGCTTGGTTGCTTATTTCGGCGGCGTGAACGCGCTTGCCGAAGCGTTGAAACAGCACGATCCCGAAAATGCCGCGACGACCGCCGCCATCTACAAATGGCGCACGCGCGGGTCGCTGCCCCTGGCGCAACTGCAAAAGCTGACCGCGCTGGCAGAGGCGCAAGGCAGGCCGCTGGATTTGAATGCTTTTTTACAAAAAAACGAATCTCTGGAGAGAACAGAAATGACACAGACCAACCGCGTAATTATTTTTGATACTACCCTGCGCGACGGCGAACAATCGCCCGGCGCCGCTATGACCAAAGAGGAAAAAATCCGCGTCGCCCGCCAATTGGAAAAATTGGGCGTGGACATCATCGAAGCGGGTTTTGCCGCTGCCAGCCCGGGCGATTTCGATTCGGTCAATGCGATTGCCAAAATCATCACCAAATCCACAGTCTGCTCGTTGGCGCGTGCCGTTGAAAACGATGTGCGTAAGGCAGGCGAAGCCGTTTCGCCTGCGCCGAAAAAACGCATCCATACCTTCATCGCCACCAGCCCCATCCATATGGAGCACAAACTGAAAATGAAGCCGCAGCAGGTCATCGATGCGGCGGTCAAAGCAGTGAAAATCGCCAAAGAATACACCGACGATGTGGAATTTTCCGCCGAAGACGCCGTGCGTTCGGATTTGGACTTCCTCGCCAAAATCTTTACGGCGGTTATCGAAGCGGGTGCGACCACCATCAATATTCCCGATACCGTCGGCTATTCCATTCCTTCTGTGTGGTACGAACGTATCAGCAACATCATCAAAAGCGTGCCCAACGGCGACAAAGTAGTCTGGTCGACCCACTGCCACAACGATTTGGGTATGGCGGTTGCCAATTCGCTGGCCGCTGTTCAGGCAGGCGCGCGCCAGGTGGAATGTACCGTCAACGGTTTGGGCGAACGCGCGGGCAATGCCAGCCTTGAAGAAATCGTGATGGCGTTGAAAGTGCGCCACGACTTGTTCGGCTTGGAAACCGGCATCGACACCACGCAAATCGTGCCTTCGTCCAAACTGGTGTCCACCATTACCGGCTATCCCGTCCAGCCCAACAAAGCCATCGTCGGCGCGAATGCGTTTTCGCACGAATCGGGCATCCATCAGGACGGCGTGCTGAAACACCGGGAAACTTATGAGATTATGTCCGCCGAATCGGTCGGCTGGGCAACAAACCGTTTGAGCTTGGGCAAATTGTCGGGCCGCAACGCCTTCAAAACCAAGCTGGCGGATTTGGGCATCGAGTTGGAAAGCGAAGAGGCGTTGAATGCCGCGTTTGCCCGCTTCAAAGAACTCGCCGACAAAAAACGCGAAATCTTCGATGAAGACCTGCACGCGCTGGTGTCGGACGAAATGGGCAATATGAATACCGAAAGCTATAAATTCATTTCCCAAAAAATCAGCACCGAAACCGGCGAAGAGCCGCGCGCCGACATCGTGTTCAGCATCAAAGGCGAAGAAAAACGCGCTTCCGCAACCGGTTCCGGCCCGGTTGATGCGATTTTCAAAGCGATTGAGAGCGTGGCGCAAAGCGGCGCGGCTTTGCAGATTTATTCCGTCAACGCCGTCACGCAAGGTACGGAAAGCCAGGGCGAAACCAGCGTCCGTCTGGCGCGCGGCAACCGCGTCGTCAACGGTCAGGGCGCGGATACCGACGTTTTGGTCGCCACCGCCAAAGCCTACCTCTCCGCCTTGAGCAAACTGGAATTTAGTGCCGCCAAACCGAAAGCGCAGGGCAGCGGTACGATTTGA
- a CDS encoding YecA family protein: MDSRKFTEASKRRLGELLDAKSEHGNTMRCDEVQGFMTALLSGPDKLTPFDWLPEVLGDESQFTAAERSEIERLVLAMAMDITAAMSDKKLPDLWLYENEDGGSDFYTWCNAYLYGLDIVPTDWFEAADDEEFEELFYPIMALGGIYDEEENGAIRLQFTEGELAELESELPYALADIYRYWQAVINKPQTVRREGAKTGRNDPCSCGSGRKYKACCGKN, translated from the coding sequence ATGGATTCCCGAAAATTTACCGAAGCATCCAAACGGCGGTTGGGCGAATTGTTGGATGCCAAAAGCGAACACGGCAACACGATGCGTTGCGACGAGGTTCAAGGTTTTATGACGGCACTGTTGAGCGGGCCGGACAAACTGACACCGTTCGACTGGCTGCCGGAAGTGTTGGGCGACGAATCGCAATTTACCGCCGCCGAACGTTCCGAAATCGAACGGCTGGTTTTGGCAATGGCGATGGACATAACCGCCGCGATGTCGGATAAAAAGCTGCCCGATTTGTGGCTGTATGAAAACGAAGACGGCGGCAGCGATTTTTACACTTGGTGCAATGCTTATCTTTACGGTTTGGATATTGTGCCGACCGATTGGTTTGAAGCCGCCGATGATGAAGAGTTTGAAGAGTTGTTTTATCCCATCATGGCGTTGGGCGGTATTTACGACGAAGAGGAAAACGGCGCTATCCGGCTGCAATTCACAGAAGGCGAGCTGGCGGAACTGGAATCCGAGTTGCCTTATGCCTTAGCAGATATTTACCGCTACTGGCAGGCGGTCATCAACAAGCCGCAAACCGTCCGCAGGGAAGGGGCAAAAACCGGCAGGAACGATCCCTGTTCTTGCGGCAGCGGCAGGAAATACAAGGCGTGTTGCGGTAAGAATTGA
- the lgt gene encoding prolipoprotein diacylglyceryl transferase, protein MITHPQFDPVLISIGPLAVRWYALSYILGFILFTFLGRRRIAQGLSVFTKESLDDFLTWGILGVILGGRLGYVLFYKFSDYLAHPLDIFKVWEGGMSFHGGFLGVVIAMWLFSRKHGIGFLKLTDTVAPLVPLGLASGRIGNFINGELWGRITDINAFWAMGFPQAHYEDAEAAAHNPLWADWLQQYGMLPRHPSQLYQFALEGICLFIAVWLFSKKPRPAGQTAALFLGGYGVFRFIAEFARQPDDYLGLLTLGLSMGQWLSVPMIVLGIAGFIFFGSRKH, encoded by the coding sequence ATGATTACCCATCCCCAATTCGACCCCGTCCTTATCAGTATCGGCCCGCTTGCCGTCCGCTGGTATGCCCTAAGCTACATCCTCGGATTTATTCTTTTTACCTTTCTCGGCAGAAGGCGCATCGCGCAAGGCTTGTCCGTTTTTACCAAAGAATCGCTCGACGACTTCCTCACCTGGGGCATTTTGGGCGTGATTTTGGGCGGCCGTTTGGGTTATGTCCTGTTTTACAAATTCTCCGACTACCTCGCCCATCCGCTTGATATTTTTAAAGTATGGGAAGGCGGAATGTCGTTTCACGGCGGATTTTTGGGTGTAGTTATTGCCATGTGGTTGTTCAGCCGCAAGCACGGCATCGGCTTCCTCAAACTGACGGATACGGTCGCCCCGCTCGTTCCGCTGGGTCTCGCTTCCGGCCGTATCGGCAACTTCATCAACGGCGAACTTTGGGGACGCATTACCGACATTAACGCATTTTGGGCAATGGGCTTCCCGCAGGCGCATTACGAAGATGCCGAAGCCGCCGCGCACAATCCCCTTTGGGCAGATTGGCTGCAACAATACGGTATGCTGCCGCGTCATCCCTCGCAGCTTTATCAGTTTGCCCTTGAAGGCATCTGCCTGTTTATCGCCGTGTGGCTGTTTTCCAAAAAACCGCGCCCGGCCGGGCAGACTGCCGCGCTCTTTCTCGGCGGCTACGGCGTGTTCCGCTTCATTGCCGAATTCGCACGCCAACCCGACGATTATCTCGGGCTGCTGACCTTGGGGCTGTCGATGGGGCAATGGCTGAGCGTCCCGATGATTGTTTTGGGTATCGCCGGCTTCATCTTTTTCGGCAGCAGGAAGCATTAA
- a CDS encoding M14 family metallopeptidase: MIKISTRFDAGSVIVKDLSNPDNIRLALRPDNASDFAQWFYFRLQGAAYQNCTIRFENAAEAAYPKGWEDYQACASYDRRNWFRVPTSYENGVLTINHTPLSNSIYYAYFEPYSEEQHLNLLGDAQGSGLCRIDDLGSTVQGRDINLLTIGNQAESDLKIWITARQHPGETMAEWFVEGLLGRLLDPQDPTARTLLDRATFYIVPNMNPDGSALGNLRTNAAGANLNREWENPTVEKSPEVFFVREKMLETGVDLFLDIHGDEGLPFVFVAGTEGVPNYSPRISALETQFKTALLNASPDFQDEYGYEKDAPGQANMTLATNWVGNRFNCLAYTLEMPFKDNANLPDDDFGWNGQRSLRLGEAALSAILNVAGDLR; this comes from the coding sequence ATGATTAAAATCAGCACCCGCTTCGATGCCGGCTCCGTCATCGTCAAAGACTTAAGCAATCCTGACAACATCCGCCTCGCCCTGCGTCCCGACAATGCTTCCGATTTCGCACAATGGTTCTACTTCCGGCTGCAAGGCGCGGCCTATCAAAACTGCACCATACGTTTTGAAAACGCGGCAGAAGCCGCCTACCCGAAAGGCTGGGAAGATTATCAGGCTTGCGCCTCATACGACAGACGCAACTGGTTCCGCGTACCGACTTCCTACGAAAACGGCGTACTGACCATCAACCACACGCCGTTATCCAACAGCATCTACTACGCCTATTTCGAACCCTATTCCGAAGAACAACATTTAAACCTTTTGGGCGACGCGCAAGGCAGCGGGCTGTGCCGTATCGACGACTTGGGCAGCACCGTGCAAGGGCGCGACATCAATCTGCTGACCATCGGCAATCAGGCCGAAAGCGATTTGAAAATCTGGATTACCGCCCGCCAGCATCCGGGCGAAACGATGGCGGAATGGTTCGTCGAAGGGCTGCTCGGCAGATTACTCGACCCGCAAGACCCGACAGCACGCACCCTGCTCGACCGCGCCACGTTCTACATCGTGCCAAACATGAACCCCGACGGTTCGGCACTGGGCAACCTGCGTACCAACGCCGCCGGTGCGAACCTCAACCGCGAGTGGGAAAACCCGACGGTGGAAAAAAGCCCCGAAGTGTTCTTCGTGCGCGAAAAAATGCTGGAAACCGGCGTGGATCTGTTTTTGGACATCCACGGCGACGAAGGGCTGCCCTTTGTCTTTGTTGCAGGTACGGAAGGCGTGCCGAACTACTCGCCGCGCATTTCCGCGTTGGAAACACAGTTCAAAACCGCCCTTTTGAACGCCAGCCCTGATTTCCAAGACGAATACGGCTACGAAAAAGACGCGCCCGGTCAGGCCAACATGACCTTGGCGACCAACTGGGTCGGCAACCGTTTCAACTGCCTTGCCTACACGCTGGAAATGCCGTTCAAAGACAATGCCAATCTGCCCGACGACGATTTCGGCTGGAACGGTCAGCGTTCGCTGCGTTTGGGCGAAGCCGCGTTGTCCGCCATTTTGAACGTCGCCGGCGATTTGCGTTGA
- the argB gene encoding acetylglutamate kinase has protein sequence MESENIISAADKARILAEALPYIRRFSGSVAVIKYGGNAMTEPALKEGFARDVVLLKLVGIHPVIVHGGGPQINAMLEKVGKKGEFVQGMRVTDKETMDIVEMVLGGHVNKEIVSMINTYGGHAVGVSGRDDHFIKAKKLLVDTPEQNGVDIGQVGTVESIDTGLVKGLIERGCIPVVAPVGVGEKGEAFNINADLVAGKLAEELNAEKLLMMTNIAGVMDKTGNLLTKLTPKRIDELIADGTLYGGMLPKIASAVEAAVNGVKATHIIDGRLPNALLLEIFTDAGIGSMILGSGEDA, from the coding sequence ATGGAGTCTGAAAACATTATTTCCGCCGCCGACAAAGCGCGTATCCTTGCCGAAGCGCTGCCTTATATCCGCCGTTTTTCCGGTTCTGTCGCCGTCATCAAATACGGCGGCAACGCGATGACCGAACCTGCCTTGAAAGAAGGGTTTGCCCGCGATGTCGTGCTGCTGAAGCTGGTCGGCATTCATCCCGTCATCGTTCACGGCGGCGGGCCGCAGATCAATGCGATGCTTGAAAAAGTCGGCAAAAAGGGCGAGTTTGTCCAAGGAATGCGCGTTACCGACAAAGAGACGATGGATATTGTCGAAATGGTGTTGGGCGGACACGTCAACAAAGAAATCGTGTCGATGATTAACACATATGGCGGACACGCCGTCGGCGTGAGCGGACGCGACGATCATTTCATTAAGGCGAAGAAACTTTTGGTCGATACGCCCGAACAGAATGGCGTGGACATCGGACAGGTCGGTACGGTGGAAAGCATCGATACCGGTTTGGTTAAAGGGCTGATAGAACGCGGCTGCATTCCCGTCGTCGCCCCCGTCGGCGTAGGTGAAAAAGGCGAAGCGTTCAACATCAACGCCGATTTGGTGGCAGGCAAATTGGCGGAAGAATTGAACGCCGAAAAACTCTTGATGATGACAAATATCGCCGGTGTGATGGACAAAACGGGCAATCTGCTGACCAAACTCACGCCGAAACGGATTGATGAACTGATTGCCGACGGCACGCTGTATGGCGGTATGCTGCCGAAAATCGCTTCTGCGGTCGAAGCCGCCGTCAACGGTGTGAAAGCCACGCATATCATCGACGGCAGGTTGCCCAACGCGCTTTTGCTGGAAATCTTTACCGATGCCGGTATCGGTTCGATGATTTTGGGCAGTGGGGAAGATGCCTGA
- a CDS encoding histidinol-phosphatase has product MKNLAIFDLDNTLINTDSDHAWPQYLIKKGLVDAAETEAQNEKFYRDYQNGCLDIDAFLKFHLAPLARYSKEELAEFHREFMAEYIIPHISPMQRMLVQSHQMAGDETLVISSTNEFIITPVCHLFGIANIIGTQLETGPDGRYTGNYIGTPSLKEGKITRLNQWLAERGETLESYGKTYFYSDSKNDLPLLRLVSEPVAVNPDAELEKEAKEKGWPVLNFK; this is encoded by the coding sequence ATGAAAAACCTCGCCATCTTCGACCTCGACAACACCCTCATCAACACCGATTCCGACCACGCCTGGCCGCAATACCTCATCAAAAAAGGCTTGGTTGACGCTGCCGAAACCGAAGCGCAAAACGAAAAATTCTACCGCGACTACCAAAACGGCTGCCTCGACATCGACGCATTCCTCAAATTCCACCTCGCCCCGCTCGCCCGTTACAGCAAAGAAGAGCTGGCGGAATTCCACCGCGAATTTATGGCGGAATACATCATCCCCCACATCTCGCCTATGCAGCGTATGCTGGTGCAGAGCCACCAAATGGCAGGCGACGAAACCCTCGTTATCTCATCGACCAACGAGTTCATCATCACTCCCGTCTGCCACCTTTTCGGCATTGCCAACATCATCGGCACGCAACTTGAAACCGGGCCCGACGGCCGCTACACCGGCAATTACATCGGCACGCCCAGCCTCAAAGAAGGCAAAATCACCCGCCTGAACCAATGGCTTGCCGAACGCGGTGAAACGCTCGAAAGCTACGGCAAAACCTATTTTTACAGCGATTCCAAAAACGACCTGCCGCTGCTGCGCCTCGTCAGCGAACCCGTCGCCGTCAACCCCGATGCCGAACTGGAAAAAGAAGCCAAAGAGAAAGGCTGGCCGGTTTTGAATTTCAAATGA
- the hda gene encoding DnaA regulatory inactivator Hda has protein sequence MNQLIFDFAAHDYPGFDKFLGTENAELVYVLRHKHGQFIYVWGEEGAGKSHLLQAWVAQALEAGKNAAYIDAASMPLTDAAFEAEYLAVDQVEKLGNEEQALLFSIFNRFRNSGKGFLLLGSEYTPQQLVIREDLRTRMAYCLVYEVKPLTDQEKIDALASMAAARQVTVDSEIFEYLLKHWRRDMDSLMMMLDTLDNYAVTMGKRITLPLLRQLLKQQETQ, from the coding sequence GTGAACCAGCTTATTTTCGACTTTGCCGCACACGACTATCCGGGTTTCGACAAATTCCTCGGCACGGAAAACGCGGAACTGGTCTATGTCCTCCGACACAAACACGGACAATTCATTTATGTCTGGGGTGAAGAAGGCGCGGGCAAAAGCCACCTTTTGCAGGCGTGGGTCGCACAGGCGCTCGAAGCCGGCAAAAACGCCGCCTATATCGATGCCGCCTCCATGCCGCTGACCGATGCCGCGTTTGAGGCGGAATACCTCGCCGTCGATCAAGTCGAAAAACTGGGCAACGAAGAACAAGCCCTGCTTTTTTCCATCTTCAACCGCTTCCGCAACAGCGGCAAAGGCTTTTTGCTGCTCGGTTCGGAATACACGCCCCAGCAGCTCGTCATCCGCGAAGACTTGCGGACGCGTATGGCATACTGCCTCGTTTACGAAGTCAAACCCCTGACCGACCAAGAAAAAATCGACGCGCTCGCCAGTATGGCGGCGGCACGCCAAGTAACCGTCGATTCCGAAATTTTCGAATACCTGCTCAAACACTGGCGGCGCGATATGGACAGCCTGATGATGATGCTCGACACGCTGGACAACTACGCCGTCACGATGGGCAAACGCATCACCCTGCCGCTTTTGCGCCAGCTTTTGAAACAACAGGAAACCCAATGA
- a CDS encoding ABC transporter ATP-binding protein/permease, giving the protein MQKWQTELYSTPSWLLQTLLTVAAASAVILFLTRKTRFGREFAYILRLCLTPKSTVKVLLLITAMITLLLTEVRLNVLSTFMSKGLYDSMQDLNASAFWMFAAMNAGVVLIRAFNNVVNDFLDQGLAIKWSERLNEVLTTRWLAGKNYYRLQMRRHAPDNIDQRIQQDAQEFIASTIEFVRGMVNSVVTSLEFAVVLWGLAGILTVFGFDIPHGIVWFVFIFVILATFIAMWIGNPLIRYNYENEKLNGDYRYSLIRVRDHAESVAFYSGEKHEHDRLSDRFKAIIRNRWRIARQSVCLSGFNDMFTNGIKLFPIILQAPRLFAGQIKIGDIQQTVQAFARLQNALSFFRMFYNKFTAYRARLERLHGFLLSTEEQHSTQQPEISEVSDGIALENVALFRHNGEVLLDGININLKNGDSLLIRGPSGCGKTSLLRALAGLWPFGSSGKVSRPPHQDILFLPQRPYTAQGSLRDAVCYPDIDKQHPELAEAMNTCRLGYLIDKLDKTDDWQHKLSPGELQRVAFVRALLSKPKIVLLDEATAALDEPAEAALYRALKQKLPDSIIISIGHRSTLNAFHNMHLDVGNVACG; this is encoded by the coding sequence ATGCAGAAATGGCAAACCGAGCTTTATTCCACGCCGTCTTGGCTGTTGCAGACCTTATTGACGGTCGCCGCCGCTTCAGCGGTGATTCTGTTTTTGACACGGAAAACGCGCTTCGGGCGCGAGTTTGCCTATATCCTGCGCCTTTGCCTGACACCGAAAAGTACGGTCAAAGTCTTGCTGCTGATTACGGCGATGATTACGCTGCTGTTAACCGAAGTGCGGCTGAATGTGTTAAGTACCTTTATGTCCAAAGGGCTTTACGACTCGATGCAGGATTTGAATGCTTCGGCATTTTGGATGTTTGCCGCAATGAACGCGGGCGTGGTGCTGATACGGGCGTTTAACAACGTCGTCAACGACTTCCTCGATCAAGGCTTGGCGATTAAATGGTCGGAGCGTCTCAATGAAGTGCTGACCACGCGCTGGCTTGCCGGCAAAAACTACTACCGCCTGCAAATGCGCCGCCACGCGCCGGACAACATCGACCAGCGTATCCAACAGGACGCGCAGGAATTTATCGCTTCGACCATCGAATTTGTGCGCGGCATGGTCAATTCGGTCGTTACTTCTCTGGAATTTGCCGTTGTTTTGTGGGGCTTGGCAGGCATCCTGACCGTGTTCGGCTTCGACATTCCGCACGGCATTGTGTGGTTCGTCTTTATCTTTGTGATTTTGGCGACCTTTATCGCCATGTGGATAGGCAACCCCTTGATTCGTTACAACTATGAAAACGAAAAGCTCAACGGCGACTACCGTTATTCCCTCATCCGCGTGCGCGACCACGCCGAAAGCGTGGCGTTTTACAGCGGCGAAAAACACGAACACGACCGGCTTTCCGACCGTTTTAAAGCCATTATCCGCAACCGTTGGCGCATTGCGCGGCAAAGCGTCTGCTTGAGCGGCTTTAACGATATGTTCACCAACGGCATCAAACTCTTCCCGATTATTTTGCAAGCACCGCGCCTGTTTGCCGGACAAATCAAAATCGGCGACATCCAGCAGACCGTCCAAGCCTTTGCACGACTGCAAAACGCGCTGTCTTTCTTCCGGATGTTCTACAACAAATTCACCGCCTACCGCGCCCGATTGGAGCGTCTGCACGGCTTTTTGCTGAGTACCGAAGAACAACACAGCACGCAACAACCCGAGATTAGCGAAGTTTCAGACGGCATTGCGCTGGAAAACGTCGCCCTGTTCCGCCACAACGGCGAAGTTTTATTGGACGGCATCAATATCAACCTCAAAAACGGCGATTCCCTGCTGATACGCGGTCCGAGCGGTTGCGGCAAAACCTCGCTGCTGCGCGCGCTGGCAGGGCTTTGGCCGTTCGGCAGCAGCGGCAAAGTCAGCCGTCCGCCGCATCAAGACATCCTCTTCCTGCCGCAACGCCCGTACACGGCACAGGGCAGCCTGCGCGACGCGGTTTGTTACCCCGATATCGACAAACAGCATCCCGAGTTAGCCGAAGCCATGAACACCTGCCGCTTGGGTTATCTGATTGACAAATTGGACAAAACAGACGACTGGCAGCACAAACTCTCCCCCGGCGAACTGCAACGCGTCGCCTTCGTCCGCGCCCTGCTTTCCAAGCCCAAAATCGTCCTGCTCGACGAAGCCACCGCCGCCTTGGACGAGCCGGCCGAAGCCGCACTCTACCGCGCCTTAAAGCAAAAACTGCCCGACAGCATCATCATCAGCATCGGACACCGAAGCACGCTCAACGCGTTCCACAATATGCACCTCGATGTCGGCAACGTTGCCTGCGGTTGA
- a CDS encoding DUF799 domain-containing protein: protein MKPLILGLAAVLALSACQVQKAPDFDYTAFKESKPASILVVPPLNESPDVNGTWGMLASTAEPLSEAGYYVFPAAVVEETFKQNGLTNAADIHAVRPEKLHQIFGNDAVLYITITEYGTSYQILDSVTTVSARARLVDSRNGKVLWSGSASIREGSNNSNSGLLGALVGAVVNQIANSLTDRGYQVSKAAAYDLLSPYSRNGILKGPRFVEEQSK, encoded by the coding sequence ATGAAACCTTTGATTTTAGGGCTTGCCGCCGTGTTGGCGCTGTCTGCCTGCCAAGTTCAAAAAGCTCCCGATTTCGACTACACGGCATTCAAAGAAAGCAAGCCCGCCTCGATTCTGGTCGTACCGCCCCTGAACGAATCGCCCGATGTCAACGGCACTTGGGGGATGCTGGCTTCGACCGCCGAGCCGCTTTCCGAAGCCGGCTATTACGTCTTCCCCGCCGCAGTCGTGGAGGAAACCTTCAAACAAAACGGCTTGACCAATGCCGCCGATATTCACGCCGTCCGGCCGGAAAAGCTGCATCAGATTTTCGGCAATGATGCGGTTTTGTACATTACAATTACCGAATACGGCACTTCATATCAAATTTTAGACAGCGTAACGACCGTATCCGCCAGAGCACGGCTGGTCGATTCCCGCAACGGGAAAGTGTTGTGGTCGGGTTCGGCCAGTATCCGCGAAGGCAGCAACAACAGCAACAGCGGTCTGCTGGGTGCTTTGGTCGGCGCAGTGGTCAACCAGATTGCCAACAGCCTGACCGACCGCGGTTATCAGGTTTCCAAAGCCGCCGCATACGACCTGCTGTCGCCCTATTCCCGCAACGGCATCCTGAAAGGCCCGAGGTTTGTCGAAGAGCAGTCCAAATAA
- a CDS encoding DUF4810 domain-containing protein — MNPKTFIRLPLYAAVFALAACGGSGHKDLYYYGDYPDTVYEGLKNSDTSLGKQTENMQKYFVQARNKQMNAAPGAHAHLGLLLSHSGDKEGAFRQFEEEKRLFPESGVFMDFLMKTGKGGKR; from the coding sequence ATGAATCCGAAAACATTTATCCGCCTGCCGCTGTATGCCGCAGTCTTTGCTTTGGCCGCCTGCGGCGGCAGCGGGCATAAAGACCTGTATTATTACGGCGACTATCCCGATACCGTTTACGAAGGTTTGAAAAACAGCGATACCTCTTTGGGCAAACAGACCGAAAATATGCAAAAATATTTTGTGCAGGCACGCAACAAACAAATGAACGCCGCACCGGGTGCGCACGCCCATTTGGGACTGCTGCTTTCCCATTCGGGAGACAAAGAGGGCGCGTTCCGCCAGTTTGAAGAAGAGAAAAGGCTGTTTCCCGAATCGGGCGTATTTATGGACTTCCTGATGAAAACCGGTAAAGGAGGCAAGCGATGA
- a CDS encoding CsgG/HfaB family protein produces MKTVSTAVALAAASVLLSACASESSRSLEVATVASYSTQYHGVRTPISIGAFDNRSDFQKGIFSDGEDRLGSQAKTILATHLQQTNRFNVLNRTNLSALKQEAGISGKAQNLKGADYVVTGGVVGFGRKDVGDHQLFGILGRGKSQIAYAKVALNIVDARTSEIVYSTQGAGEYALSNREIVGFGGTSGYDATLNAKVLDLAVREAVNNLVQAVDSGAWQPRR; encoded by the coding sequence ATGAAAACCGTTTCCACCGCCGTTGCCCTTGCCGCCGCTTCCGTCTTACTGTCGGCCTGTGCATCCGAATCTTCACGCAGCCTCGAAGTTGCCACAGTCGCTTCTTACAGCACCCAATACCACGGCGTGCGTACCCCGATTTCCATCGGTGCTTTCGACAACCGCTCCGACTTCCAAAAAGGCATTTTCTCCGACGGGGAAGACCGTTTGGGCAGCCAGGCGAAAACCATTTTGGCCACACACCTGCAACAGACCAACCGCTTCAATGTACTGAACCGCACCAACTTGAGCGCGCTGAAACAAGAAGCCGGCATTTCCGGCAAGGCGCAAAACCTGAAAGGCGCGGATTACGTCGTAACCGGCGGCGTTGTCGGATTCGGGCGCAAAGATGTCGGCGACCACCAGCTCTTCGGCATTTTGGGGCGCGGCAAATCGCAAATCGCCTATGCGAAAGTGGCTTTGAATATCGTTGACGCCCGCACTTCCGAAATCGTCTATTCCACACAGGGCGCGGGCGAATACGCACTCTCCAACCGTGAAATCGTCGGCTTCGGCGGCACTTCCGGCTACGATGCGACTTTAAACGCCAAAGTTTTGGATTTGGCCGTCCGCGAGGCAGTCAACAACCTCGTCCAAGCCGTCGACAGCGGCGCGTGGCAACCCCGCCGTTAA